One segment of Paraburkholderia sp. PREW-6R DNA contains the following:
- the ggt gene encoding gamma-glutamyltransferase, with translation MRLFRNAKSSTSGFALVALVSVSTGFLEATPAVAKAPSKTPPAVLSASAIAVADKYSADAAEQIFKEGGNAVDAAVAIAFTLAVTYPEAGNIGGGGFMTLYVDGKPYFLDYRERAPLAATRNMYLDDKGEVIKGMSLFGYRAVGVPGTVDGMWQAQRRFGKLKWKQVLAPAIHYARDGFEVDQQLQDRRDAAAKDFDGKTNFDTYFGNLKKGVNFKQPDLAAVLQRISDQGAKDFYQGKTADLIAESMRGHGLITKADLQQYKAVWRQPVQADWNGYRVYTAPPPSSGGIGLVQLLKMKADLAPDFKGVALNSAQYVHLIAEIEKRVFADRAQYLGDPDFYKVPIAQLTDDAYLAKRAAEVNPDTPSDTKSVQPGLGTSMPEKAETTHFSVIDKWGNAVSNTYTINGYFGSGVVADRTGIVLNDEMDDFSAKPGVANMFGVVGSDANAIEPKKRPLSSMSPTILTKDGKVSLVIGTPGGSRIFTSIFQVINNVYDFNMPLPDAVAAMRFHHQLLPPNTIFWEPYKPIDGELAKQIEAKGYTLKGQDFSGDIQAIKVNGDTPEAAADPRGRGVTRIIP, from the coding sequence ATGAGGTTGTTCCGCAACGCCAAGTCGTCCACCAGCGGGTTTGCGCTGGTCGCGCTCGTCTCCGTTTCTACCGGCTTTCTCGAAGCCACGCCCGCCGTCGCGAAGGCGCCCTCGAAAACTCCGCCTGCCGTTCTGAGCGCGTCCGCCATTGCGGTTGCCGACAAGTACAGCGCCGATGCCGCCGAGCAGATTTTCAAGGAAGGCGGTAACGCAGTCGACGCCGCGGTCGCCATTGCCTTCACGCTTGCCGTCACGTACCCGGAAGCGGGCAACATCGGCGGCGGCGGCTTCATGACGCTTTATGTCGACGGCAAGCCTTACTTCCTCGACTATCGCGAACGTGCGCCGCTTGCCGCGACGAGGAACATGTACCTCGACGACAAGGGCGAGGTCATCAAAGGCATGAGCCTGTTCGGTTATCGCGCAGTGGGTGTGCCCGGCACGGTGGACGGCATGTGGCAGGCGCAACGCCGCTTCGGCAAGCTCAAGTGGAAACAGGTGCTGGCGCCGGCCATTCACTATGCGCGCGATGGCTTCGAAGTCGACCAGCAATTGCAGGACCGTCGCGACGCGGCCGCGAAAGACTTCGACGGCAAGACCAACTTCGACACTTACTTTGGCAATCTGAAGAAAGGCGTCAATTTCAAACAGCCCGATCTCGCCGCCGTGTTGCAGCGCATTTCGGATCAGGGCGCGAAAGATTTCTATCAGGGTAAGACGGCTGATCTGATCGCGGAATCCATGCGCGGTCATGGCCTCATCACCAAGGCCGACCTGCAGCAGTACAAGGCAGTCTGGCGTCAGCCGGTGCAGGCGGACTGGAACGGCTATCGCGTCTACACCGCGCCGCCGCCGAGCTCCGGTGGTATCGGGCTCGTGCAGCTGCTGAAGATGAAGGCGGATCTCGCGCCGGACTTCAAGGGCGTCGCGCTCAATTCCGCACAATACGTGCATCTGATCGCGGAGATCGAGAAGCGCGTGTTCGCCGATCGCGCGCAGTATCTCGGCGATCCTGACTTCTACAAGGTGCCGATCGCGCAACTCACCGACGACGCCTATCTCGCCAAACGCGCCGCGGAGGTCAATCCCGACACGCCGTCGGACACGAAAAGCGTGCAACCGGGGCTCGGTACGTCGATGCCGGAAAAAGCGGAAACCACGCACTTTTCCGTGATCGACAAATGGGGTAATGCGGTGTCGAACACTTACACCATCAACGGTTATTTTGGGTCGGGCGTGGTGGCAGATCGCACCGGCATCGTGCTGAACGACGAGATGGATGACTTCTCCGCCAAGCCGGGCGTCGCCAATATGTTCGGCGTGGTGGGCAGCGACGCGAATGCGATCGAGCCGAAGAAGCGCCCGCTTTCGTCGATGAGCCCGACCATTCTGACGAAGGACGGCAAGGTGTCGCTCGTGATCGGCACGCCTGGCGGCTCACGCATCTTTACGTCCATTTTCCAGGTGATCAACAACGTGTATGACTTCAACATGCCGCTGCCGGACGCCGTCGCCGCGATGCGCTTCCATCATCAGCTGTTGCCGCCGAACACGATCTTCTGGGAGCCGTACAAGCCGATCGACGGCGAACTTGCGAAGCAGATCGAAGCGAAGGGCTACACGCTGAAGGGCCAGGATTTCAGCGGCGACATTCAGGCGATCAAGGTGAACGGCGATACGCCGGAGGCCGCCGCCGATCCACGCGGCCGTGGCGTAACGCGGATCATCCCGTAA